The Celeribacter marinus genome window below encodes:
- a CDS encoding ABC transporter permease → MTDKNQKTPKLDAQVTVSKSPFVFLQRYPESASLLLLVIICVAVAVINPSFLQASSLIDMGRASVVTGLFALGVFTVLAAGGIDVSFPAIGALAMYGISKLVLDVFPDMPMALIIVLSVLVGTVLGAINGVLVHGLKAPALIVTIGTQYFYRGILLVCIGTVWLMELPSQMVAFGKWSLIDITANSGVTVSLPVYFLSFPLAAFLTWFVFNRTLMGRAIFAVGGNAQVASRLGYNLRTVNVFAFAFAGALAGMAGVIQASANRMANPFDFAGTEIGVIAAVILGGARITGGTGSVLGTVIGVFLVTVVNNVLVLVGIPSTWQRVVVGAFILMAAAFFVLRDRKIKY, encoded by the coding sequence ATGACCGACAAGAACCAAAAGACTCCTAAACTTGATGCGCAGGTCACCGTTTCGAAAAGTCCATTCGTCTTCTTGCAACGCTACCCAGAGTCGGCGAGCCTTTTGTTACTGGTGATCATCTGCGTCGCAGTCGCGGTCATCAATCCTTCGTTTTTGCAGGCTTCGTCCCTGATCGACATGGGGCGCGCCAGCGTGGTGACGGGTCTTTTCGCATTAGGTGTATTCACTGTTCTAGCAGCAGGGGGGATCGATGTGTCCTTCCCCGCCATCGGAGCGCTTGCAATGTACGGCATTAGCAAACTGGTCCTCGACGTATTTCCGGATATGCCTATGGCACTGATCATCGTCTTATCGGTGCTTGTTGGGACAGTTCTGGGTGCCATCAACGGAGTTTTGGTCCATGGCCTGAAAGCTCCCGCGCTGATCGTCACCATCGGTACTCAATATTTCTATCGCGGCATCCTTCTTGTTTGTATTGGGACGGTCTGGCTGATGGAATTGCCTTCACAAATGGTAGCCTTCGGCAAATGGTCACTCATCGACATCACGGCGAACAGCGGGGTGACCGTCAGCCTGCCAGTCTACTTCCTTAGTTTCCCACTGGCCGCCTTTCTTACATGGTTCGTGTTCAACCGGACACTAATGGGCCGTGCAATCTTCGCCGTCGGCGGCAATGCGCAGGTCGCGAGTCGCCTCGGTTATAATCTGCGGACGGTCAATGTCTTTGCCTTCGCGTTTGCTGGTGCTTTGGCCGGCATGGCCGGTGTCATTCAGGCCAGCGCCAACCGCATGGCTAACCCCTTCGATTTCGCAGGCACTGAGATCGGCGTTATCGCCGCCGTCATACTAGGCGGCGCACGGATTACAGGGGGCACGGGGTCAGTTCTGGGCACCGTAATCGGTGTTTTCCTCGTGACAGTGGTGAACAACGTGCTGGTCCTCGTTGGCATCCCAAGCACATGGCAGCGGGTCGTCGTTGGTGCCTTCATCCTGATGGCAGCCGCCTTTTTTGTCCTGCGGGACCGCAAAATAAAATACTGA
- a CDS encoding substrate-binding domain-containing protein, with protein sequence MKNARHVLNTGLKVALVTTVMGVAGQAAWAQDGKTITTVVKISGIPWFDRMETGVDLYAQEHPELNISQVGPATADSAQQLQIIQDLIAKGTDALAVVPMDPTILEGLLKRAMDRGTIVVTHEADNQVNTMADVEAFDNAEYGAALNARLAECMDQQGKWTTFVGSLGSRTHMQWVGAGEENASQYPGMELVDANNESFDDANGTYEKAKEILRKHPDIKGFQTSAGNDVLGVGRAIEEAGLTGKVCLVGTGLPNPSAAYLDSGAITAIGFWDPQKAGMAMNEVARILLDGGELTDGMDLGVEGYNAVSVRQGAGEGKLVVGNGMVIVDKDTYKERLF encoded by the coding sequence ATGAAGAACGCACGTCACGTATTAAATACAGGCCTAAAGGTTGCACTCGTCACGACCGTCATGGGCGTAGCTGGGCAGGCGGCTTGGGCGCAGGACGGAAAGACTATAACGACCGTGGTTAAGATCAGCGGTATTCCATGGTTTGATCGCATGGAAACCGGCGTCGATCTATACGCGCAAGAGCACCCTGAGCTGAACATCAGTCAAGTCGGGCCGGCAACGGCCGACTCTGCCCAGCAACTTCAAATCATTCAGGACTTAATCGCCAAGGGTACAGATGCGCTTGCTGTAGTTCCGATGGATCCGACCATTCTTGAGGGGCTACTAAAGCGTGCCATGGATCGCGGCACGATCGTCGTGACGCACGAGGCTGATAACCAGGTCAACACGATGGCCGACGTCGAAGCCTTTGATAACGCAGAATACGGTGCGGCGTTGAATGCGCGACTAGCCGAATGCATGGATCAACAAGGCAAGTGGACCACGTTTGTTGGCTCGCTGGGCAGTCGTACGCACATGCAGTGGGTCGGCGCGGGTGAAGAAAACGCCAGCCAATATCCCGGAATGGAACTTGTCGATGCGAACAACGAATCCTTTGATGATGCCAACGGCACCTATGAAAAGGCAAAGGAAATTCTGCGCAAGCATCCTGACATAAAGGGCTTTCAAACCTCTGCTGGAAACGACGTTCTCGGTGTTGGTCGTGCGATCGAGGAAGCCGGTCTGACGGGCAAGGTTTGTCTGGTTGGTACCGGTCTGCCGAACCCTTCGGCTGCTTACCTAGATAGCGGAGCAATCACAGCCATTGGTTTTTGGGATCCCCAGAAAGCAGGTATGGCGATGAACGAAGTCGCACGGATTCTGCTGGACGGCGGCGAGCTCACCGATGGCATGGATCTGGGCGTCGAAGGCTATAATGCCGTTTCCGTCCGTCAGGGTGCGGGCGAGGGTAAGCTGGTCGTCGGCAACGGAATGGTGATCGTCGATAAGGATACCTACAAAGAGCGCCTTTTCTAA
- a CDS encoding aldo/keto reductase, translated as MEYRTLGRTGLKVSTLAMGTFSFGGRGPFGAIASQDVPDAARLIDCCTDHGVNLIDTANMYSTGLSEEIVGEVLADRSPDLLISSKARMRIGDGPNDEGASRWHLIRECERSLKRLRRDHIDIYHIHEWDGQTPVEETMEALDTLIRQGKIRYAGCSNYTGWQIMKSLMASERCNFQRFVTQQIHYTLEAREAEYELLPLSVDQGVGVTVWSPLAAGLLSGKHTRKQPVAPESRQDRGWSEPPIRDYDRLWNIVDVLTDIAIAHEVEAAQVALAWTLTRPAVASLIVGGTSVAQFQNNFRAVSLTLSADDLSRLDAVSRPAQVYPLWHQQQFASPRFGTAELALASSST; from the coding sequence ATGGAATATCGCACGCTTGGGCGCACTGGCCTAAAGGTCTCAACGCTGGCCATGGGCACGTTTTCCTTCGGGGGCCGGGGTCCATTCGGTGCCATCGCCAGTCAGGACGTGCCAGATGCTGCTCGCTTAATCGACTGCTGTACCGATCACGGCGTCAATCTTATCGACACGGCAAACATGTATTCGACCGGCCTATCCGAAGAGATTGTGGGCGAGGTTCTTGCAGATCGTAGTCCCGACCTTCTGATTTCATCCAAAGCGCGGATGCGGATCGGCGATGGTCCCAATGACGAAGGCGCTAGCCGCTGGCATCTTATCCGCGAATGCGAACGCTCGCTGAAGCGTTTGCGGCGCGATCATATTGATATTTATCACATTCACGAATGGGATGGTCAGACGCCTGTCGAAGAGACGATGGAAGCTCTTGATACCTTGATCCGTCAGGGAAAAATCCGCTACGCTGGGTGCTCGAATTACACCGGATGGCAGATCATGAAGTCCCTGATGGCGTCAGAGCGATGTAATTTTCAACGATTCGTGACCCAGCAGATTCATTATACGCTCGAAGCACGCGAAGCGGAATATGAGTTGCTTCCGCTTTCGGTTGATCAGGGGGTTGGTGTAACGGTATGGAGTCCATTGGCCGCGGGATTGCTGAGTGGCAAGCACACACGTAAGCAGCCCGTTGCCCCGGAAAGCCGTCAGGACCGGGGCTGGAGCGAACCGCCAATCCGTGACTACGATCGACTTTGGAACATCGTCGATGTGTTGACCGATATCGCAATCGCCCACGAGGTTGAAGCTGCGCAAGTGGCACTCGCCTGGACTTTGACACGCCCCGCTGTGGCCTCTTTGATCGTCGGCGGCACATCGGTAGCACAGTTCCAGAATAACTTTCGTGCAGTTTCGCTCACACTCTCCGCCGATGATCTGAGCCGGTTAGATGCTGTCAGCCGGCCAGCTCAGGTTTACCCTCTCTGGCATCAGCAGCAGTTTGCATCACCACGCTTCGGAACAGCTGAGCTAGCTCTAGCATCTTCTTCAACCTGA
- a CDS encoding sugar ABC transporter ATP-binding protein, which yields MTEQSTNTTPFLELRGIHKRFGGVHALSGVDLTIQEGKAYHLLGENGCGKSTVIKIMSGAHAPSEGDIFLDGKQIAHLTPMAALEAGIETVYQDLSLLPNLSVAENVALGEQLVAGKGRLLRMLDRKRIETTAVKALRQVGLDPDKALLGRIVSDLPLAIRQRVAIARAIAAEARLVIMDEPTTSLTRHEVEALIEVVGRLLNNNVAVLFVTHKLEECYRIGGEAIVFRDGLSVAQGPLENYSRSQLAELMTGRSIDSVRYRTGTPDDTVLIEAKNLNAGHSFREISFSLKHGEILGITGLSDSGRNELALALAGHIPIQSGTVTLEGEQIRVGSPAEAIAHGIGYVPEDRLAEGLFIEKSIYENEVPLILDRISRKSGMIDDKKGRAAAREISAGMKLNTVDIDLPVGALSGGNQQRVLIGRWLSINPRLLILHGPTVGVDVGSKETIFHAIQEMAQRGIGLLIISDDLPELLQNCDRILVMNAGRIVEDLVAAQVDEDRIYQSMLANQREAAE from the coding sequence ATGACTGAACAATCTACCAATACCACTCCCTTTCTCGAACTTCGTGGAATTCATAAGCGGTTCGGGGGTGTTCATGCCCTGTCCGGCGTAGATCTGACAATCCAAGAGGGCAAAGCCTATCATCTACTTGGCGAAAACGGCTGCGGCAAAAGCACTGTCATCAAGATCATGTCGGGCGCGCACGCACCTTCCGAAGGCGACATCTTCCTCGACGGCAAGCAAATCGCTCATCTGACACCGATGGCGGCCTTGGAGGCCGGGATAGAGACCGTCTATCAAGACCTGTCCTTGCTGCCGAACCTCTCTGTGGCTGAGAATGTGGCATTAGGCGAACAGCTTGTTGCGGGAAAAGGGCGCCTGCTACGTATGCTGGATCGCAAGCGGATCGAGACCACTGCGGTAAAGGCATTGCGCCAGGTCGGCCTTGATCCGGATAAGGCGTTGCTGGGTCGTATTGTATCTGACCTGCCGCTGGCAATCCGCCAACGTGTCGCCATCGCGCGCGCCATCGCCGCCGAGGCGCGCCTTGTAATCATGGACGAACCAACGACGTCACTAACACGTCACGAGGTCGAGGCATTGATCGAAGTGGTGGGGCGCTTGTTGAATAACAACGTGGCTGTACTGTTCGTGACTCATAAGCTGGAAGAATGTTACCGGATTGGCGGCGAGGCGATCGTCTTTCGCGATGGCCTGAGCGTCGCGCAGGGGCCATTGGAAAACTATAGTCGCAGTCAGTTAGCAGAACTGATGACAGGACGTTCCATCGATTCAGTACGTTATCGCACGGGGACCCCTGACGATACGGTCTTAATAGAGGCGAAAAACCTGAATGCTGGTCACAGCTTCCGTGAGATTAGCTTTAGCCTGAAGCACGGCGAAATCCTTGGCATCACTGGTCTGTCCGATTCTGGCCGCAACGAACTGGCGCTGGCGCTGGCTGGGCATATTCCGATCCAAAGCGGGACGGTAACGCTGGAAGGTGAGCAGATCCGCGTAGGGTCGCCCGCAGAGGCGATCGCGCATGGCATCGGTTATGTACCCGAAGATCGCTTGGCCGAGGGCCTATTCATCGAAAAATCGATCTATGAAAACGAGGTGCCGCTGATCCTTGACCGGATCTCGCGCAAGTCCGGCATGATCGACGACAAGAAGGGCCGCGCCGCAGCCCGCGAAATTTCGGCCGGCATGAAGCTGAACACCGTAGACATCGACCTGCCGGTTGGGGCGCTGTCAGGTGGCAACCAGCAGCGGGTCTTAATCGGCCGTTGGCTTAGTATTAATCCACGTCTTCTGATTCTGCATGGGCCAACTGTTGGTGTCGACGTTGGCTCTAAAGAGACGATTTTTCATGCGATTCAAGAGATGGCGCAGCGCGGTATTGGGCTGTTGATTATTTCTGACGATCTGCCCGAACTTCTTCAGAATTGCGACCGGATCCTTGTGATGAACGCAGGACGCATCGTTGAGGATCTTGTTGCGGCTCAGGTTGACGAGGATCGCATCTATCAATCCATGCTCGCAAACCAGCGCGAGGCAGCAGAATGA
- a CDS encoding ABC transporter permease has translation MKRDANLLVLCALIVVLLSLGGAVSGGTYLSMFNLQSMATQVPEIGLLAIGVMLAMCAGNGGIDLSGIANANMSGVASGIFALSLFDAYQSPMLFTVTFAVGCMVVGLMGGILNGIIISRFGITPILGTLGTQMLFTGLAVVLSDGRSVTIGAPDPLYALGNGLIFGVPTSFLIFILIGIVLGLILRFTPYGLRLMLTGANPKAAIYSGFPSGRIIMTTYAISGLLAGIAGIIIAARNVNVKWDYGTSYLLVAILIAVMAGVRPEGGYGRVVNVVLSAIVLQLLSSLLNFIGLSNFVRDLAWGALLLCFLAVARFDLINQVMVFRPSRRIPHATK, from the coding sequence GTGAAACGCGACGCAAACTTACTGGTGCTTTGCGCCTTGATAGTGGTCCTACTGAGCCTTGGTGGGGCCGTTTCGGGCGGCACTTACCTATCAATGTTCAATCTGCAATCGATGGCGACCCAAGTGCCTGAAATTGGCCTGCTTGCTATTGGCGTCATGCTGGCTATGTGCGCCGGAAACGGCGGTATTGACCTGTCGGGTATTGCCAATGCAAACATGTCTGGTGTCGCGTCCGGTATTTTTGCACTGTCCCTTTTCGATGCCTACCAATCCCCAATGCTTTTCACCGTGACCTTCGCGGTCGGCTGCATGGTTGTTGGCCTAATGGGGGGTATTTTGAATGGCATCATCATCTCGCGATTTGGCATCACGCCCATCCTAGGCACCCTTGGGACGCAAATGCTATTCACAGGGCTTGCAGTGGTTCTGTCCGATGGCCGATCCGTGACCATCGGTGCGCCGGATCCGCTGTACGCGCTTGGGAACGGCCTCATTTTTGGGGTTCCGACAAGCTTTCTAATATTCATCTTAATTGGAATCGTGCTGGGGCTGATTTTACGGTTCACGCCCTATGGTCTGCGTCTAATGTTGACTGGCGCAAATCCTAAGGCCGCAATTTACAGTGGTTTTCCCAGCGGGCGGATTATCATGACGACTTATGCGATCTCTGGCTTACTGGCCGGTATTGCGGGGATCATCATCGCTGCGCGCAATGTGAACGTGAAATGGGATTACGGCACGTCCTACCTTCTTGTCGCCATCCTGATTGCCGTGATGGCCGGCGTGCGGCCAGAGGGCGGTTACGGGCGTGTTGTCAACGTCGTTCTGTCGGCCATTGTGCTGCAACTTTTGTCCAGTCTGTTGAACTTCATCGGGCTGTCCAATTTCGTTCGAGATTTGGCTTGGGGCGCATTGCTTTTGTGCTTCCTGGCCGTGGCACGCTTTGACCTGATTAATCAGGTCATGGTGTTCCGACCTTCGCGGCGTATCCCTCACGCCACGAAGTAA
- a CDS encoding LacI family DNA-binding transcriptional regulator, which yields MDKIDTKPVTLRQVAESAGVSASTASLVLNAKGDIPKATRDRVLEAASKLNYTPRASKSKPGTTRTLRFIKISKHGETVNRDHNHFISDYIDGMSMEATRRDYALEVVTYNDADLSGLLSSSDLRNLHGAIILGTELSENDIQILAGCGEHIVFVDTFYPQLNANFVDMDNDQTVFAVICHIKDAGFARVGFVGSNSDVTNFRLREDAFHRACDKLDIKVCNQDSISVAATRDGAYKQAKMHLEAQDSIADAYFCVNDIVAFGMMRALQELGYAIPADVSVYGFDNLPMSSLLSPSLSTVDVPKQQIGAMAVRLLDDMIINGNSQPSMKVLVTGRLILRKSTRRVPAR from the coding sequence ATGGACAAGATCGACACAAAGCCAGTGACCCTGCGACAGGTCGCAGAGTCTGCCGGGGTCTCCGCTTCGACGGCGTCTTTGGTACTGAATGCAAAGGGGGACATCCCAAAAGCAACACGCGACCGCGTACTAGAAGCTGCGTCCAAGCTGAACTACACACCTCGCGCCTCTAAATCTAAGCCCGGGACAACACGTACGCTTCGCTTCATCAAGATTTCGAAGCATGGCGAAACCGTGAACCGTGACCACAACCACTTCATCTCGGATTACATTGACGGCATGTCGATGGAAGCGACGCGTCGCGACTACGCGCTAGAAGTCGTAACCTACAACGACGCAGATCTATCTGGACTGCTGTCATCTAGTGATCTGCGGAACCTGCACGGCGCAATCATACTTGGCACGGAGTTGTCAGAAAACGATATCCAAATCCTTGCTGGATGCGGCGAGCATATTGTCTTTGTCGACACCTTCTATCCGCAATTGAACGCAAATTTCGTGGATATGGATAACGACCAGACAGTCTTTGCCGTCATCTGCCACATAAAGGATGCGGGGTTTGCGCGTGTCGGTTTCGTTGGCAGTAATTCTGACGTCACGAACTTTCGCCTGCGTGAAGACGCCTTCCATCGCGCTTGCGACAAACTTGATATAAAAGTGTGCAATCAAGACAGTATCTCGGTCGCTGCGACGCGGGATGGCGCTTATAAGCAAGCAAAAATGCATCTTGAAGCGCAGGATAGCATCGCAGACGCATATTTTTGCGTGAATGACATCGTCGCTTTCGGGATGATGCGCGCCCTGCAAGAGCTTGGATACGCCATTCCCGCTGACGTCTCGGTTTACGGGTTCGACAACCTACCGATGAGCAGCCTGCTATCTCCAAGCCTATCGACGGTCGATGTGCCCAAACAGCAAATCGGTGCGATGGCTGTGCGCCTGCTTGACGATATGATCATCAACGGTAATAGCCAGCCATCGATGAAGGTTCTAGTGACCGGGCGACTGATCCTGAGGAAAAGCACTCGCAGAGTCCCGGCAAGGTAG
- a CDS encoding FGGY-family carbohydrate kinase, giving the protein MKQASDDASGYLLGIDVGTGSARAGLFTTDGRMVGTDTCAISIHRDGDSVEQSSEEIWQAVVTSVRGVIAHAEVTPRAVKGIGFDATCSLVVLGPDGAPLPVGDPNHPERNIMVWMDHRALDQSERINATGHRVLDYVGGRISPEMETPKLLWLKENRPNIYAGAWQFLDLTDYLTWRATGDLARSICTVTCKWTYMGHENSWDADYFHTIGLGDLANEGFQRIGTNIVPAGTRLANGLSVQAARDFGLTAGTPVAAGLIDAHAGGVGSVGAEGGRGAVDNLAYVFGTSSCTMTSTTEPLFVPGVWGPYFSAMVPGLWLNEGGQSAAGAAIDQLLNFHPHSTEASAAATLEGMTLPTWLANRAEEQLAGDRDTSSLAGKIHVVPEFLGNRAPFADPETRAVIAGLGMARDLDSLVSLYIAGLCGIGYGLRQIIAAQHKEGAHVERIIISGGAGRSGLVRQLLADATGIELTAPGTEEPVMLGAAILGSVAAGVHPDVSVAMAKMSSLSKKFAPQSGAVSARHDARFAIFEQLQSIARQAALLS; this is encoded by the coding sequence ATGAAACAGGCATCGGATGATGCAAGCGGCTACCTGCTTGGGATCGACGTGGGGACAGGCAGTGCCCGCGCAGGGTTGTTCACGACCGATGGGCGAATGGTTGGAACCGATACCTGTGCCATTTCTATCCACCGGGACGGCGACAGCGTAGAACAATCCAGCGAGGAGATATGGCAGGCGGTCGTCACATCCGTGCGCGGTGTGATTGCGCATGCGGAGGTCACGCCGCGGGCCGTGAAAGGCATCGGTTTTGACGCGACTTGTTCGCTGGTCGTGCTCGGACCTGATGGCGCACCGCTGCCCGTGGGGGACCCAAACCATCCAGAGCGGAACATCATGGTCTGGATGGACCACCGGGCGCTGGACCAGTCTGAACGTATCAACGCGACGGGCCACCGTGTCCTCGATTATGTCGGTGGACGTATTTCTCCCGAGATGGAAACGCCCAAGTTGCTGTGGTTGAAGGAAAACCGCCCCAACATCTATGCCGGGGCCTGGCAATTCTTGGACCTGACTGACTACCTGACGTGGCGGGCAACAGGAGATCTTGCCCGCTCGATCTGCACGGTGACCTGTAAGTGGACTTACATGGGACACGAGAACAGTTGGGACGCGGACTATTTCCACACTATCGGCTTGGGTGATCTGGCGAACGAAGGCTTTCAGCGGATCGGTACTAATATTGTGCCCGCGGGGACCCGGCTTGCGAACGGTCTGTCTGTACAGGCTGCCCGCGACTTTGGACTGACAGCCGGAACGCCAGTGGCGGCCGGCTTGATCGACGCACATGCAGGAGGTGTCGGGTCTGTTGGTGCTGAAGGTGGCAGAGGTGCGGTCGACAATCTGGCCTACGTTTTCGGAACCTCCTCGTGCACGATGACCAGCACGACAGAGCCTCTTTTCGTGCCGGGTGTTTGGGGGCCGTATTTTTCGGCTATGGTGCCTGGGCTGTGGTTGAACGAAGGCGGGCAATCCGCCGCCGGCGCTGCCATTGATCAATTGCTAAATTTTCATCCTCATTCAACAGAGGCCAGCGCCGCCGCTACACTCGAGGGCATGACATTGCCGACTTGGTTGGCGAACCGGGCCGAGGAACAGCTCGCAGGGGATCGTGATACCTCCAGCCTTGCGGGAAAGATCCATGTTGTACCAGAGTTTTTAGGAAATCGTGCACCTTTTGCAGATCCTGAAACTCGGGCCGTTATTGCCGGTCTGGGCATGGCGCGCGATCTCGACAGCCTTGTCTCACTTTACATCGCGGGACTTTGTGGGATCGGTTATGGGTTGCGCCAGATCATCGCGGCGCAACACAAAGAAGGCGCGCATGTCGAAAGGATCATCATCAGTGGTGGTGCCGGCCGGAGCGGGCTGGTTCGCCAACTGCTGGCCGACGCGACGGGTATCGAATTGACGGCACCTGGAACTGAGGAGCCTGTTATGCTAGGAGCTGCGATCCTTGGAAGTGTGGCCGCAGGGGTGCATCCGGATGTTTCAGTTGCCATGGCCAAGATGTCGTCGCTATCGAAAAAGTTTGCGCCACAAAGCGGTGCAGTGAGTGCCCGGCACGATGCGCGGTTCGCGATCTTTGAACAGCTCCAGTCAATTGCTAGACAAGCTGCGCTACTGTCGTGA
- a CDS encoding dihydroxyacetone kinase family protein, with the protein MDTLTAKDIPGMFARFATVFAEQKEALIALDGKVGDSDLGLTMAKGFAAASAAVADLNDAPIEKQLKTAGAAIARAAPSTMGTLMATGFMRGSVAAKDQDALGTLELAHFWTAFCEGVAQRGRAQVGDKTVLDVLHPIADTMTAQAEAGIPLSAALTAAHTRAVTALEEGKDLVAQRGKAAAFQEKTRGIQDAGSTVAVILIDTMAQFVNGDAAQAV; encoded by the coding sequence ATGGATACCCTAACAGCAAAAGATATCCCGGGCATGTTTGCCCGGTTTGCAACTGTCTTTGCCGAGCAGAAAGAGGCGCTGATCGCCTTAGACGGCAAGGTCGGCGACAGCGATCTTGGCCTGACAATGGCTAAGGGATTTGCCGCGGCAAGCGCCGCGGTCGCCGATCTGAATGACGCTCCGATCGAAAAGCAGTTGAAAACTGCTGGGGCAGCCATCGCCCGCGCCGCGCCGTCTACAATGGGCACCCTGATGGCCACGGGATTCATGCGCGGATCGGTTGCAGCCAAGGATCAAGACGCGCTTGGCACATTAGAACTGGCCCATTTCTGGACTGCTTTTTGTGAAGGTGTTGCCCAACGTGGGCGGGCCCAGGTCGGCGACAAGACCGTTTTGGATGTGCTTCATCCGATCGCCGACACCATGACCGCGCAGGCAGAAGCCGGCATTCCCTTGTCTGCCGCTCTGACGGCAGCTCACACACGGGCGGTGACGGCCTTGGAAGAGGGCAAGGATCTTGTGGCGCAGCGTGGCAAGGCCGCAGCATTTCAAGAAAAGACTCGCGGCATTCAAGACGCGGGCAGCACGGTGGCGGTCATTCTGATCGACACGATGGCACAATTCGTAAATGGCGATGCGGCGCAAGCCGTTTGA
- a CDS encoding dihydroxyacetone kinase subunit DhaK — translation MKKFINNPENFVDEMLEGIYLAHPEVTHVGEDLHCYVRTTPVKGKVAIVTGGGSGHLPLFLGYVGDNMLDGAGVGGVFQSPSSEQVLEVTRYVDQGAGVLYLYGNYSGDLMNFDMAGELADLEGIETATVVGRDDVASSVVGEEHKRRGVAGIVFLYKVAGAAASAMKPLAEVVRLTEKASARTRTIGVALSPCIVPEVGKPSFEIGADEMEIGMGIHGEPGITRKKLTPADALVDEMMERVLAEQSYDTEKDVAVLINGLGATPLEELYVIYRRTAQVLEKAGANIRHVFIGEYATSMEMAGASISVLQLDDELEPLIAVGANTPFFKHIAR, via the coding sequence ATGAAAAAATTTATCAATAATCCTGAAAATTTCGTCGACGAAATGCTGGAAGGCATCTATCTCGCGCACCCCGAAGTAACCCACGTCGGTGAAGACCTGCACTGCTACGTCCGCACGACTCCGGTAAAGGGCAAGGTCGCCATTGTAACAGGTGGCGGTTCGGGCCACTTGCCCCTGTTTCTGGGGTACGTTGGCGACAACATGCTTGACGGTGCAGGGGTCGGGGGCGTTTTCCAATCCCCGTCGTCGGAACAGGTGCTGGAGGTGACCCGCTACGTTGATCAGGGCGCGGGCGTCCTTTATCTTTATGGGAATTATAGCGGCGATCTAATGAACTTTGACATGGCGGGCGAACTGGCCGACCTCGAAGGGATCGAAACCGCCACGGTAGTGGGTCGTGATGATGTTGCGTCGTCCGTCGTCGGCGAAGAGCATAAGCGTCGTGGTGTGGCTGGTATTGTCTTTCTATACAAAGTGGCAGGAGCCGCCGCCTCCGCAATGAAGCCTTTGGCTGAGGTCGTGCGCCTGACAGAGAAAGCCAGCGCACGTACCCGCACCATCGGTGTGGCGCTCTCGCCATGCATTGTGCCCGAGGTGGGTAAGCCCAGCTTCGAAATCGGCGCGGACGAGATGGAGATCGGCATGGGTATCCACGGTGAGCCGGGTATCACGCGAAAAAAGCTGACCCCGGCCGATGCATTGGTCGATGAGATGATGGAGCGCGTCCTTGCCGAGCAATCCTATGATACGGAAAAAGACGTTGCTGTCTTGATCAACGGCCTTGGTGCAACGCCGTTGGAGGAGCTTTACGTCATCTACCGCCGTACGGCGCAGGTGCTGGAAAAGGCAGGTGCGAACATCCGTCACGTCTTTATCGGTGAATATGCGACATCAATGGAAATGGCCGGTGCCTCGATTTCTGTCCTGCAGTTGGATGACGAATTGGAGCCGCTGATCGCCGTCGGAGCCAACACACCGTTCTTTAAACACATCGCGCGTTAA